A window of Candidatus Polarisedimenticolia bacterium genomic DNA:
GGAGCCCCGGCACGAGCTCCTGACCGCCAACAACAACACCCCCTACGTTTTTTCGGTGCTCGATACTCGCAGCGGACCGGTGGTCCTGGAGGTGCCGCCCGCCGGCGACAAGGTCGTGCTCTTCGGAAGCGCCATCGACAGCTGGGAAGTTCCGCTCGTCGACGTCGGACCGACCGGTGATGACGCAGGCCAAGGAGGCAAGTACCTCTTCCTGCCGCCGGGATACGATCAGGAGGTGCCCGAGGGCTACCTCGTCGTCCCTTCAACGACCTATTTCGTACACGTCGCCCTGCGCCCGATCATCGCCCAGGGAGGCAAGCTCGAGGACGCGGTGGTCACCAGCAAGACTCTCAAGGTCTATCCGCTGGTGCAGGCTGCCAACCCGGAAACGCGCTATGTCGATGCCTATCCGAAGCCCTGGAAGACGCTGCCGGTCTACGACGTCACCTTCTTCCGCGACCTCGCCCAGGTCGTGAAAGACGAGCCGGCGCAGGAAAAAGATGCGGCGATGTTAGGACTGCTCGCCTCGATCGGCATCGAGAAGGGAAAGCCCTTCGACCCCACGGGGGAGACGGCGCGGGGTTTCGATCAGGCGGCGCGCGAGGCCTATGCCGCGATGCAGGACTACTTCATTACGATGGGCAAAGGACAGCTGCAAGTCTGGCCGGACCGGCAGTGGGGCGGGTTGAACCTGACTCAAAAGGAGGGCTTCACCTTCGTACAGAACGGGATACTGCGGGTGGACGAGCGGGCGGGCGGCTTCGCTTTCCTGGGGACCTGGCTCCCCAAGAAGCTCGGAGCGGCCAGTGCCTACCTGACGGCTGTTCGCGACAGCACCGGGAAGCCGCTCTCGGGGCAGAAGAGCTACCGGCTTCAAGTGCCGGCCGACGTCCCGGTGCGCGATTTCTGGTCGGTCATCGCTTACAGCCTGAAGACCAAGTCGATGATTCCCAATCCCATAAGGGCGGGACTGTCCTCTTACGACAAGCCGCGGATGAAAATGAACGCCGATGGCAGCGTGGACCTCTATTTCGGACCACGGCCGCCGGCCGGCAAGGAGACGAACTGGATCCCGACCGATGAGGATTTCTTCCTGATGTTTCGTCTCTACGGCCCTGCCGAAGGCTTCGCTGAATCCTGGAAGCTGCCGGACGTCGAGCTGATGAATGGGCCTCAAAAGTAAGGCCGGCGATCCATCCCGGCTCGCCGGCCTGTGTTTGGCGTTCCGACCCGCTCTTGCCTGCCGAAGTCCTAACGACGCTCCCAGGTGACCTGGAAATCCCGCGTCGTCTCCGAAGCCAGGGCGTTGACCAGATCCCCGTAAGCCTGATCGGGATCGTCGGAGTCGAAGGAGAAGTTCCTGCCGCTGGAGACGCTGATCTGGCCCACTTCCCTGGCGCCCTGCGCCGAGCTGCTCCAGAGGGAAGCGCCGGTGGAGGTCTCGATCAGCTGCACCGCCAGCGTGGCGTTCACCTGGGCCGACACGTGGCCCCCGCGCAGGCTCGTCAGGAGCTGCACGTTCGGCTTGATGTCCGACACGGTCACCTTCCCGGTGAAGATGCTCTGGACGCCATGCTTCTCCCCCAGGACGCGCAGCGCCTCCGCGTCCAGCCGGTCGCGTAACACCGAGCGCAGCGCCTCCGCCTCGGTCCCCAGCGATACGATGCGGACCAGTCCCTGGTCGCGGCGCGCCATCTCGATGAACCGAGAGGTGGCCAGCGGACCCAGCTTTCCCTTCGAGCTCGAGCTGAATTCCACGACGCCGATTATCTCGTGCTCTTTGAGATTGACGCGCGGCGGGACCTGGACCGACTGCACGGTCTCATGATGACTGGCACAGCCCATGGCGCCCATCATCGAGAGCACGATCATCGCGAGCATTGCCGTCCGCTTCATAGTGAACGTCCTCCAGCCAATGGACTCCCTGGGCCCGAGCCTTCGGACCCGACGGGGCTGAAGATAGGTTCCGCTCCCCGCACGGACAACCGCCGGGAGCGCGTTGGCGCTCAAGGCGGAAGTTCATTTTCGTAATCAGCGGCTCGGCTGTCTGAAAAATGGATGGGCCGGTGCCCCGGCGCTTGCGGGAGTGTCAGAGGATCGCCGGATGCTCCGTTTTCATTGCTCGTAGTTCTCGACGATCTCCTTCGGGCGGACACGCGCC
This region includes:
- a CDS encoding DUF1254 domain-containing protein codes for the protein MKRLLVAAAVVACAATAMLQAAPAAKPPRKAPPPPAGPDPARRSFERRAVEAAIWGMPAVSMAAFRKSLPGIGAEANQVIYFSKPLEPRHELLTANNNTPYVFSVLDTRSGPVVLEVPPAGDKVVLFGSAIDSWEVPLVDVGPTGDDAGQGGKYLFLPPGYDQEVPEGYLVVPSTTYFVHVALRPIIAQGGKLEDAVVTSKTLKVYPLVQAANPETRYVDAYPKPWKTLPVYDVTFFRDLAQVVKDEPAQEKDAAMLGLLASIGIEKGKPFDPTGETARGFDQAAREAYAAMQDYFITMGKGQLQVWPDRQWGGLNLTQKEGFTFVQNGILRVDERAGGFAFLGTWLPKKLGAASAYLTAVRDSTGKPLSGQKSYRLQVPADVPVRDFWSVIAYSLKTKSMIPNPIRAGLSSYDKPRMKMNADGSVDLYFGPRPPAGKETNWIPTDEDFFLMFRLYGPAEGFAESWKLPDVELMNGPQK